A single region of the Arthrobacter sp. PAMC25564 genome encodes:
- a CDS encoding pyridoxamine 5'-phosphate oxidase family protein, whose protein sequence is MNTQTTPPPDYQLSIDQCWVLLDTEVVGRLALIVDGHPEIFPVNFVLERRSIVFRTAGGTKLWGAMTSKPVAFEIDGYDPHDQQAWSVVARGEAELIESQDDKDAADARLLEPWQAGDKDFYVRLSPKALTGRRFKVNNPDLWSTRLSDPRRSSFE, encoded by the coding sequence ATGAACACACAGACGACGCCGCCGCCGGATTACCAGCTCTCCATCGACCAATGCTGGGTGCTGCTCGACACGGAAGTCGTCGGGCGGCTCGCCCTCATCGTGGACGGCCATCCTGAGATCTTTCCGGTGAACTTTGTACTGGAGCGCCGCAGCATCGTCTTCCGGACCGCCGGGGGCACGAAGCTCTGGGGCGCGATGACGAGCAAACCCGTCGCCTTCGAAATCGACGGCTATGACCCGCACGACCAGCAGGCATGGAGCGTGGTCGCGCGCGGCGAGGCCGAGCTGATTGAAAGCCAGGACGACAAGGACGCAGCCGATGCCCGGCTTCTGGAGCCGTGGCAGGCCGGCGACAAAGACTTCTACGTGCGCCTGTCGCCCAAGGCGCTCACCGGACGCCGCTTCAAGGTCAACAATCCGGACCTGTGGAGCACACGCCTCTCCGATCCGCGCCGGTCGTCCTTCGAATAG
- a CDS encoding acyl-CoA dehydrogenase, protein MTELADRAAGRTRNPAASSAKVLPAVDVAALGEQLLGKWADTRRKSRALAARPELHKTEGLTHTEHRKRTFGQLKVLVENGAVHRAFPRSVGGSDDHGGNVAGFQELVIADPSLQIKAGVQWGLFGSAVNHLGTGEHHTKWLPGIMSLEIPGCFAMTETGHGSDVASIATTASYDPATEEFVLHTPFRAAWKDYIGNAASDGLAAVVFAQLVTKGVNHGVHAFYVELRDPETREFLPGIGGEDDGVKGGLNGIDNGRLHFTNVRIPRTNLLNRYGDVAADGGYSSPIASPGRRFFTMLGTLVQGRVSLDGAAVTASKLALKTAIQYATERRQFNASSRTDEEVLLDYQRHQRRLFTRLATTYAAGFASEQLLQKFDDVFSGRHDTDEDRQDLETLAAALKPLSTWHAIDTLQECREACGGAGFLIENRFASLRADLDVYATFEGDNTVLLQLVAKRLLTDYAKEFRNANFGVLARYVVGQATGAAIHRTGLRGVAQFVADSGSVHKAAIAIRDEAGQRALLTDRVQTMVAEVGSALKGANKLPQDKGAALFNKHQNELIEAAQAHAELLQWEAFTEALGKVADPGTKVVLTWLRDLFGLSLIEKNLSWYLMNGRLSMQRGRTVGEYINRLLARIRPHALDLVDAFGFAPEHLRAEIATGAEKLRQDEARDYLRAQRASGQAPVDEKILLARKGHGTKSSGA, encoded by the coding sequence ATGACTGAACTAGCGGACCGCGCCGCCGGCCGTACCAGGAACCCGGCAGCGTCATCGGCCAAGGTGCTCCCCGCCGTCGACGTCGCCGCACTCGGCGAGCAGTTACTGGGCAAGTGGGCGGACACCCGCCGGAAGTCACGCGCCCTCGCGGCACGCCCCGAACTGCACAAGACCGAAGGCCTGACCCATACGGAGCACCGCAAGCGCACCTTCGGCCAGCTCAAGGTCCTCGTGGAGAACGGCGCCGTCCACCGAGCCTTCCCCCGGTCCGTCGGCGGCTCGGACGATCACGGCGGCAACGTTGCAGGCTTCCAGGAGCTCGTGATCGCGGACCCGTCGCTGCAGATCAAGGCGGGCGTCCAGTGGGGACTCTTCGGCTCGGCCGTCAACCACCTCGGCACCGGGGAGCACCACACGAAGTGGCTGCCCGGCATCATGAGCCTGGAGATCCCGGGCTGCTTCGCAATGACGGAGACCGGACACGGCTCCGACGTGGCCAGCATCGCCACGACGGCCAGCTATGACCCGGCCACCGAGGAGTTCGTGCTGCACACCCCCTTCCGCGCCGCCTGGAAGGACTACATCGGCAACGCGGCCAGTGACGGCCTCGCCGCCGTCGTGTTCGCCCAGCTGGTCACGAAGGGCGTCAACCATGGTGTCCATGCCTTCTACGTGGAGCTGCGTGATCCGGAGACCAGGGAATTCCTGCCGGGCATCGGCGGCGAGGACGACGGCGTCAAGGGCGGCCTGAACGGCATCGACAACGGCCGGCTGCACTTCACCAACGTGCGGATCCCCCGCACGAACCTGCTCAACCGCTACGGCGACGTGGCCGCCGACGGCGGGTACAGCTCCCCGATCGCCAGCCCGGGACGCCGCTTCTTCACGATGCTGGGCACCCTCGTCCAGGGCCGGGTCTCCCTCGATGGCGCCGCGGTGACCGCCTCCAAGCTGGCCCTGAAGACCGCCATCCAGTACGCCACCGAGCGGCGGCAGTTCAACGCCTCCTCCCGGACCGACGAAGAAGTGCTGCTGGACTACCAGCGCCACCAGCGCAGGCTCTTCACCAGGCTGGCCACCACCTACGCGGCGGGTTTCGCCAGCGAGCAGCTGCTGCAGAAGTTCGACGACGTCTTCTCCGGCCGGCACGATACGGACGAGGACCGGCAGGACCTCGAAACCCTCGCCGCAGCGCTCAAGCCGCTCAGCACCTGGCACGCGATCGATACCCTGCAGGAATGCCGTGAGGCCTGCGGCGGCGCCGGCTTCCTGATCGAGAACCGCTTCGCCTCGCTGCGCGCCGACCTCGACGTCTACGCCACATTCGAAGGCGACAACACGGTTCTGTTGCAGCTGGTCGCCAAGCGCCTGCTGACTGACTACGCCAAGGAGTTCCGTAACGCCAACTTCGGCGTCCTGGCCCGCTACGTGGTCGGCCAGGCCACGGGTGCCGCCATCCACCGCACCGGCCTGCGCGGCGTCGCGCAGTTCGTGGCCGACTCCGGCTCGGTGCACAAGGCGGCCATCGCCATCCGCGACGAAGCCGGCCAGCGGGCGCTGCTCACCGACCGCGTCCAGACCATGGTCGCCGAGGTCGGTTCAGCCCTCAAGGGTGCCAACAAGCTGCCGCAGGACAAGGGTGCGGCGCTGTTCAACAAACACCAGAACGAACTCATCGAAGCAGCGCAGGCCCATGCCGAACTGCTGCAGTGGGAAGCCTTCACCGAAGCCCTCGGGAAGGTCGCCGACCCGGGCACCAAAGTGGTCCTGACCTGGCTGCGCGACCTCTTCGGGTTGTCCCTGATCGAGAAGAACCTGTCCTGGTACCTCATGAACGGGCGGCTTTCCATGCAGCGCGGGCGCACCGTGGGCGAATATATCAACCGTCTGCTGGCCAGGATCCGCCCCCATGCACTCGATCTCGTGGATGCCTTCGGCTTCGCACCGGAACACCTCCGCGCCGAAATCGCCACCGGCGCGGAAAAGCTCCGCCAGGACGAGGCCCGGGACTACCTCCGTGCGCAGCGCGCCAGCGGCCAGGCCCCGGTGGACGAAAAGATCCTGCTGGCCCGCAAGGGCCACGGGACCAAGTCGTCCGGCGCCTGA
- a CDS encoding SDR family oxidoreductase, with translation MSAADLTAEEIQACLKVLNSIHVYDEEHPDYVSVRRATGKMFKAVKRHRRVSKRDLIAEADRAVIAQTATAAPDRIDDETRGNKLAPSATGEIAGHLIKSRPCYICKQHYTQVDAFYHQLCPECASFSHSKRDARTDLSGRRALLTGGRAKIGMYIALRLLRDGAHTTITTRFPKDAARRFAAMEDSGDWLHRLRIVGIDLRDPSQVMALTDSLDAAGPLDIIINNAAQTVRRSGNAYKPLVDAEDEPLPAALQPGNGGPELVTFGHAHDKHPLALASSVLDHPVLAGDAITSLALSTGSASLERIATGTAIDAGGLVPDVAAINSWTQVVDQVDPLEMLEVQLCNVTAPFLLVSRLRGAMKRSTARRKYIVNVSAMEGQFSRAYKGPGHPHTNMAKAALNMMTRTSAQEMLDADGILMTAVDTGWITDERPHFTKVRLMEEGFHAPLDLVDGAARVYDPIVMGEAGEDQYGVFLKDYKPSPW, from the coding sequence CTGTCGGCAGCTGATTTGACGGCAGAGGAAATCCAGGCCTGCCTCAAGGTCCTGAACAGCATCCACGTGTACGACGAGGAGCACCCGGACTACGTCTCGGTGCGCCGGGCCACCGGAAAAATGTTCAAGGCCGTCAAGCGCCACCGCCGGGTCAGCAAGAGGGACCTGATCGCTGAAGCTGACCGTGCCGTGATCGCCCAGACCGCGACGGCGGCCCCGGACCGGATCGACGACGAGACCCGCGGCAACAAGCTCGCGCCCTCCGCCACGGGTGAGATAGCCGGGCACCTGATCAAGTCGCGGCCCTGCTACATCTGCAAGCAGCACTATACGCAGGTGGACGCCTTCTACCACCAGCTCTGCCCGGAGTGCGCCTCCTTCAGCCACAGCAAGCGTGACGCCCGCACGGACCTGAGCGGTCGCCGTGCGCTCCTCACCGGCGGTCGCGCGAAGATCGGCATGTACATCGCGCTGCGGCTCCTCCGCGACGGCGCCCACACCACGATCACCACCCGCTTCCCCAAGGACGCCGCGCGGCGCTTCGCGGCCATGGAAGACAGCGGCGACTGGCTGCACCGGCTGCGGATCGTGGGCATCGACCTGCGCGATCCCTCACAGGTCATGGCGCTGACGGACTCACTGGATGCCGCCGGGCCGCTGGACATCATCATCAACAACGCCGCCCAGACCGTCCGCCGCTCCGGCAACGCTTACAAGCCCCTTGTCGACGCCGAGGATGAACCGTTGCCCGCTGCGCTGCAGCCGGGCAACGGCGGCCCGGAGCTGGTGACCTTCGGCCATGCCCACGACAAGCACCCGCTGGCCCTGGCCAGCAGTGTCCTGGACCATCCCGTGCTCGCCGGGGACGCCATCACCTCGCTCGCCCTGTCCACAGGCTCCGCCTCGCTGGAACGGATCGCGACCGGCACCGCCATCGACGCCGGCGGCCTGGTTCCGGACGTGGCCGCCATCAACAGCTGGACCCAGGTGGTGGACCAGGTGGACCCGCTGGAGATGCTGGAGGTGCAGCTGTGCAACGTCACCGCGCCGTTCCTCCTGGTCAGCCGCCTGCGCGGGGCCATGAAGCGCTCCACCGCCCGGCGCAAGTACATCGTCAACGTAAGCGCCATGGAAGGCCAGTTCTCCCGGGCCTACAAGGGCCCCGGACACCCGCACACCAACATGGCCAAGGCCGCACTGAACATGATGACCCGGACCAGCGCCCAGGAGATGCTGGATGCCGACGGGATCCTGATGACCGCCGTCGACACCGGCTGGATCACGGATGAACGCCCGCACTTCACGAAAGTCCGCCTGATGGAGGAAGGATTCCACGCACCGCTGGACCTCGTCGACGGTGCCGCCCGGGTCTACGACCCCATAGTCATGGGCGAAGCCGGGGAGGACCAGTACGGCGTCTTCCTGAAGGACTACAAGCCCAGCCCTTGGTAG
- a CDS encoding response regulator transcription factor, whose protein sequence is MIAWADAGRAAPDGIPAVIRVFILDDHELVRRGLQELLEGEGFLVVGSSGSAVEATRRIPALHPDVCVLDARLPDGTGIEVCRDVRSVDPALNCIILTSFDDEQALRGAVLAGACGYVLKEIGGTDLIGALRRAAAGESLFEEGVAAGIVESLVDAVEVDPRTSSLTPQERRVLELVGGGLTNRQIAAEMFLAEKTVKNYVSSLLAKLGFERRTQAAVFIASPASPVPPAAHGIPETGRPHIVR, encoded by the coding sequence ATGATTGCCTGGGCAGACGCAGGGCGTGCGGCACCAGATGGCATTCCGGCCGTCATCCGTGTCTTTATTCTCGATGACCATGAACTCGTCAGGCGCGGGTTGCAGGAACTCCTCGAAGGCGAGGGTTTCCTGGTGGTGGGTAGCTCGGGGTCCGCGGTGGAGGCGACGCGACGGATTCCTGCCCTGCATCCGGATGTCTGCGTGCTGGACGCCCGGCTCCCCGACGGGACCGGGATCGAGGTCTGCCGGGATGTGCGCTCCGTGGATCCCGCGCTCAACTGCATCATCCTGACCAGCTTCGACGACGAACAGGCCCTGCGCGGGGCCGTGCTGGCCGGAGCCTGCGGTTACGTCCTGAAGGAGATCGGCGGGACCGACCTGATCGGTGCGCTGCGGCGGGCTGCGGCGGGCGAATCGCTGTTCGAGGAGGGTGTGGCCGCGGGCATCGTCGAAAGCCTCGTGGACGCCGTGGAGGTGGATCCGCGTACCTCGTCGCTGACGCCGCAGGAACGCCGGGTGCTGGAGCTCGTGGGCGGCGGGCTCACGAACCGCCAGATTGCCGCCGAAATGTTCCTCGCGGAAAAGACGGTGAAGAACTACGTCTCGTCGCTGCTGGCCAAGCTCGGTTTCGAGCGGCGCACGCAGGCCGCGGTCTTCATTGCCAGCCCGGCATCCCCAGTCCCGCCTGCCGCCCACGGCATCCCCGAAACCGGACGGCCGCACATCGTCCGCTAG
- a CDS encoding TetR/AcrR family transcriptional regulator: MPDGAVDGRDSRWQAHREERRRELIKSARKAVHALGSDASMEDIAAAAGTSKSVFYRYFGDKAGLQQAVGEVVLSQMQRRIQEAAQAAQTPREGLFAMVSAYLQMAETSPNVYAFVTRYVPGEPDGGSASGGSIATAGALSHFFAAISDMIARPMRSHLGAGPGKEAVIGYWPNAAIGLVRNAGEQWLASPASPDKAGQEAMARQITDWLCFGIAPELENLPLPSELPKEST, encoded by the coding sequence GTGCCGGACGGCGCCGTCGACGGCCGTGACTCCCGCTGGCAGGCCCACCGCGAGGAACGCCGGCGGGAACTCATCAAGTCCGCCCGCAAGGCGGTCCATGCGCTCGGCAGCGACGCGTCCATGGAGGACATCGCCGCCGCGGCAGGAACATCCAAGTCCGTTTTCTACCGCTACTTCGGCGATAAGGCGGGCCTCCAGCAGGCGGTTGGAGAGGTGGTCCTGAGCCAGATGCAGCGGCGCATCCAGGAGGCCGCCCAGGCCGCCCAGACGCCCCGCGAGGGCCTGTTCGCCATGGTGTCCGCATACCTGCAAATGGCGGAAACCAGCCCGAACGTCTACGCCTTTGTCACGCGCTACGTCCCCGGCGAGCCGGACGGCGGCAGCGCTTCGGGCGGCTCCATCGCCACCGCCGGAGCCCTCAGCCACTTCTTCGCGGCGATCAGCGATATGATCGCCCGCCCCATGCGCAGCCATCTCGGCGCCGGTCCCGGCAAAGAAGCCGTGATCGGTTACTGGCCGAACGCGGCCATCGGACTGGTCCGGAACGCGGGCGAACAGTGGCTCGCCAGCCCGGCCTCCCCGGACAAAGCGGGCCAGGAGGCGATGGCGCGCCAGATCACCGACTGGCTCTGCTTCGGGATTGCCCCCGAGCTCGAGAACCTGCCCCTGCCCTCCGAACTACCGAAGGAATCGACATGA
- a CDS encoding GAF domain-containing sensor histidine kinase, which produces MHSNENPDLGTTPGNPRIEDLLKDFVSRAGEPLQSQERMGGLLEAVVAVAEDLSLDAVLERVVQSACRLLNAHYGALGVIGDDRSLSHFITVGIDGELKRRIGPLPTGHGVLGLLISDPRPLRLHDLHKHPEAHGFPASHPPMQSFLGVPVRVRDRVFGNLYLTEKEGGGDFTAEDEGLAVALAAAAGVAIENAKLYDDARRRARWLEACMDVSGLMLGSDRDYTSGGLDPIAGRALQESESQLALIVAPSVTGPGYIVAGAAGDRGRLYSGKNLALDLPELQGVLAGGEPVVLDDASVLFSGPDGGTGPLLAVALSTQGAHHGLLLLVRDGGSVRYARTDIEMGAVFGSHVALALELARVHRLREELLVFTDRDRIARDLHDLVIQRLFAAGLSVQSLTRFTKDELALERIRNITGELDEAIRSLRDTIYSLKSSSGENELLSGRIRRVTRSSAKSMPFTPRLTITGPVDAVTPDKADNVVAVVSEGLSNAIRHSGADAISVSVAVIKGQVTVVITDNGSGFTEPDKRNGLANLEDRARMLDGECTIVSAPDAGTSLEWSVPL; this is translated from the coding sequence ATGCATTCAAATGAAAATCCGGACCTCGGCACCACTCCGGGGAATCCCCGGATCGAGGACCTCCTGAAGGACTTCGTGTCCCGGGCGGGGGAACCGCTACAGTCGCAGGAGCGCATGGGCGGCCTCCTGGAAGCCGTGGTCGCGGTGGCCGAGGACCTAAGCCTGGACGCCGTCCTCGAACGCGTGGTCCAGTCCGCCTGCCGCCTGCTGAATGCCCACTACGGAGCCCTTGGCGTGATCGGTGACGACCGGTCGCTGAGCCACTTCATCACCGTCGGCATCGATGGTGAACTGAAGCGCCGGATCGGCCCGCTGCCCACCGGCCATGGGGTGTTGGGCCTGTTGATCAGCGATCCCCGGCCCCTGAGGCTGCATGACCTGCACAAGCATCCGGAGGCCCACGGCTTTCCGGCCAGCCATCCTCCCATGCAGTCTTTCCTCGGCGTCCCGGTGCGGGTCCGTGACAGGGTCTTCGGCAACCTCTACCTGACGGAGAAGGAAGGCGGAGGCGATTTCACCGCCGAAGACGAAGGGCTGGCCGTCGCCCTGGCTGCTGCCGCCGGCGTCGCGATCGAGAACGCCAAGCTCTACGACGACGCCCGGCGGCGTGCCCGCTGGCTGGAAGCCTGCATGGATGTCTCCGGGTTGATGCTGGGCAGCGACCGCGACTACACCTCGGGCGGCCTGGACCCCATTGCCGGCCGGGCCCTTCAGGAGTCGGAGTCCCAGCTGGCGCTGATCGTGGCACCGTCCGTGACGGGTCCCGGCTATATCGTGGCGGGAGCGGCCGGAGACCGCGGCAGATTATACTCGGGAAAGAACCTGGCCCTGGACCTGCCGGAGCTGCAGGGTGTCCTGGCCGGGGGCGAGCCTGTCGTCCTCGACGACGCTTCGGTGCTTTTTTCCGGACCCGATGGCGGGACCGGCCCGCTGCTGGCCGTGGCCCTGAGCACCCAGGGGGCCCACCACGGGCTCCTGCTGCTGGTGCGCGACGGCGGCTCGGTCCGCTACGCCCGCACCGACATCGAGATGGGCGCCGTATTCGGTTCCCATGTCGCCCTTGCCCTGGAGCTCGCCCGGGTGCACCGGCTGCGCGAGGAGCTGCTGGTCTTCACCGACCGGGACCGGATCGCACGAGACCTGCATGACCTGGTCATCCAGCGGCTGTTCGCGGCCGGACTGAGCGTGCAGAGCCTGACCCGCTTCACCAAGGACGAGCTGGCACTGGAACGCATCCGCAACATCACCGGGGAGTTGGACGAAGCGATCCGGAGCCTGCGGGACACCATCTACTCGCTCAAGAGCAGCAGCGGGGAGAACGAGCTGCTCAGCGGTCGGATCCGGAGGGTGACACGCAGCTCCGCCAAGTCCATGCCGTTCACGCCACGGCTGACCATCACTGGCCCCGTGGACGCGGTGACTCCGGACAAGGCGGACAACGTGGTGGCGGTGGTGTCCGAGGGACTCAGCAATGCCATCCGCCATTCCGGCGCCGATGCCATCTCCGTCTCGGTGGCCGTCATCAAGGGCCAGGTGACGGTCGTCATCACGGACAACGGCTCCGGCTTCACGGAGCCGGACAAACGCAATGGCCTGGCCAATCTTGAGGACCGGGCGCGCATGCTGGACGGGGAGTGCACCATCGTCAGCGCGCCCGACGCCGGCACCAGCCTGGAGTGGTCCGTCCCGCTGTAG
- the glgA gene encoding glycogen synthase: protein MRIDIVTKEFPPEIYGGAGVHVAELSRVLAQRVDLRVRAFGAPREPGYHGATVTSYAVPEDLGSANAAIQTLGVDLRIVPDIAGADLVHSHTWYANMAGHIASLLHGIPHVLSAHSLEPLRPWKAEQLGGGYAVSSWVEKTAYESAAAIIAVSEGMRQDILRSYPGVDPAKVRVVHNGIDVSLWNRDEGEDVVRGLGIDPALPSVVFVGRNTRQKGVPYLLRAAAKLPANVQLVLCLGAADTPELAAETARLIEELQSQRGGVILVERMLPRNELIQVLSHATAFACPSIYEPLGIVNLEAMACGAAVVASATGGIPEVVRHGETGLLVPLEQVTDGTGTPLDPEKFVTEFAAALTEVVSDPARARAMGQAGRRRAEEHFSWESIMETTLEVYRSVLPAGVS from the coding sequence GTGCGTATAGACATAGTGACCAAAGAATTCCCGCCCGAAATCTATGGCGGAGCCGGAGTCCATGTAGCCGAGCTCAGCAGGGTGCTGGCCCAACGTGTGGATCTGCGGGTGCGCGCCTTTGGCGCCCCCCGTGAGCCCGGGTATCACGGAGCGACGGTCACGTCCTACGCGGTGCCCGAGGATCTGGGTTCAGCCAATGCGGCCATCCAGACCCTGGGGGTGGATTTGCGGATAGTCCCCGACATCGCCGGCGCGGACCTTGTGCATTCGCACACCTGGTACGCCAACATGGCCGGGCACATCGCCTCGCTGCTGCACGGGATCCCCCACGTGCTCAGCGCCCACAGCCTGGAGCCGCTGCGGCCGTGGAAGGCCGAGCAGCTCGGCGGCGGCTACGCCGTGTCCTCCTGGGTGGAAAAAACCGCCTATGAGTCCGCGGCCGCCATCATCGCCGTCTCCGAAGGCATGCGGCAGGACATCCTGCGCAGCTACCCCGGGGTCGACCCGGCCAAGGTCAGGGTGGTGCACAACGGCATCGACGTCAGCCTGTGGAACCGGGACGAGGGTGAGGACGTGGTCCGCGGCCTTGGGATCGATCCGGCGCTGCCCAGCGTGGTCTTCGTAGGCCGGAATACGCGCCAGAAGGGTGTCCCGTACCTCCTGCGCGCCGCCGCGAAGCTGCCGGCCAACGTCCAGCTGGTCCTCTGCCTCGGCGCCGCGGACACTCCCGAACTCGCCGCCGAAACGGCCCGCCTGATCGAGGAACTCCAGAGCCAGCGCGGCGGCGTGATCCTGGTGGAACGGATGCTGCCGCGCAACGAGCTGATCCAGGTCCTCAGCCACGCGACCGCCTTTGCCTGCCCGTCGATCTACGAGCCGCTCGGCATCGTGAACCTGGAGGCCATGGCCTGCGGTGCCGCCGTGGTGGCCAGCGCCACCGGCGGGATCCCGGAAGTTGTCCGGCACGGCGAGACCGGCCTGCTGGTGCCGCTGGAGCAGGTCACCGATGGAACCGGCACGCCGCTGGATCCGGAGAAATTCGTGACCGAGTTCGCCGCCGCCCTGACCGAAGTGGTGTCCGATCCCGCACGGGCGCGCGCGATGGGACAGGCCGGCCGGCGCAGGGCCGAGGAGCACTTCTCCTGGGAATCCATCATGGAGACCACCCTTGAGGTGTACCGCTCGGTCCTGCCGGCGGGGGTTTCCTGA
- the glgC gene encoding glucose-1-phosphate adenylyltransferase: protein MPQKKVLAIVLAGGEGNRLMPLTADRAKPGVPFAGSYRLIDFALSNLVNSRYLQIVVLTQYKSHSLDRHISETWRMSTQLGNYVASVPAQQRVGKSWFLGSANAIYQSLNLIHDANPDIVVVVGADHVYRMDFAQMVAQHVASGAKATVAAVRQPLSMADQFGVIEVDQNDPQKIAAFVEKPASTPGLAADPTQFLASMGNYVFDADALVAALHVDAERLDTKHDMGGDIIPYFVNKGEAGVYDFTLNEIPGSTERDRTYWRDVGTIDSFYDAHMDLISPVPVFNLYNSEWPIYTRQSISPPAKFVRGKHNTVGSALDSIVASGTVISGGIVEGSVLSNDVYVGTSSRVLDSVLMDKVNIGEGAVVKRAIIDKNVRVPAHAAIGLDADLDRSRGFKVTDSGITVLSKGQLVPEPGEAERALSAANLILVPDAVRAATENWPALRDSVDKVAEVQAAAVGVVTPRSTKAD, encoded by the coding sequence ATGCCGCAGAAGAAAGTATTGGCAATTGTCCTCGCAGGTGGCGAAGGAAACCGGCTCATGCCGCTAACGGCGGACCGGGCCAAGCCCGGCGTGCCGTTTGCCGGAAGTTACCGGCTCATCGACTTTGCGTTGTCCAATCTGGTCAATTCCCGATATCTGCAGATCGTCGTCCTGACGCAATACAAATCGCACAGCCTTGACCGGCACATCTCGGAAACCTGGCGGATGTCCACGCAGCTGGGCAATTACGTCGCGTCCGTCCCGGCGCAGCAGCGCGTCGGCAAGAGCTGGTTCCTTGGCAGCGCCAACGCCATCTACCAGTCCCTGAACCTCATCCACGACGCCAACCCGGACATCGTGGTGGTGGTGGGCGCCGACCACGTCTACCGCATGGACTTCGCCCAGATGGTCGCGCAGCACGTCGCCAGCGGCGCGAAGGCCACGGTCGCCGCCGTACGCCAGCCGCTGAGCATGGCCGACCAGTTCGGCGTCATCGAGGTGGACCAGAACGATCCGCAGAAGATCGCTGCGTTCGTCGAGAAGCCCGCCTCCACTCCCGGACTCGCCGCCGACCCCACCCAGTTCCTGGCCTCCATGGGCAATTACGTGTTCGACGCCGATGCCCTCGTCGCGGCCCTGCACGTCGACGCGGAGCGGCTCGACACGAAGCACGACATGGGCGGGGACATCATTCCCTACTTCGTCAACAAGGGCGAGGCCGGCGTCTACGACTTCACCCTCAACGAGATCCCGGGCTCCACGGAACGCGACCGCACCTACTGGCGCGACGTCGGCACCATCGACTCGTTCTACGACGCGCACATGGACCTCATCTCCCCGGTGCCGGTGTTCAACCTGTACAACTCCGAATGGCCGATCTACACGCGCCAGAGCATCTCGCCGCCGGCCAAGTTCGTCCGCGGCAAGCACAACACCGTAGGCTCGGCGCTGGACTCGATCGTTGCCAGCGGAACCGTGATCTCCGGCGGCATCGTCGAGGGTTCCGTGCTCTCCAACGACGTCTACGTCGGTACGTCCAGCCGCGTGCTCGATTCCGTGCTGATGGACAAGGTCAACATCGGCGAAGGCGCCGTCGTCAAGCGCGCCATCATCGACAAGAACGTCAGGGTCCCGGCGCATGCGGCCATCGGCCTCGACGCCGATCTGGACCGCTCCCGCGGCTTCAAGGTCACCGACTCGGGCATCACCGTGCTGTCGAAGGGGCAGCTGGTCCCGGAACCGGGCGAGGCGGAGCGTGCCCTATCGGCCGCCAACCTGATCCTGGTGCCGGATGCGGTCAGGGCCGCCACGGAAAACTGGCCGGCCCTGCGGGACTCCGTTGACAAGGTTGCCGAAGTGCAAGCCGCCGCCGTCGGCGTCGTGACCCCGCGGTCAACCAAAGCCGACTAA
- a CDS encoding universal stress protein, protein MTEAREVRNIVVGVDGSDASVEALREAQALAIPLAAQVVALACWDVPPVYDGYVAMGINDFDVRAGEILQEAVAKAYGPQTPDNVETRLVQGHPRPTLIEASKSAQMLVLGRRGHGGFGGLLLGSVSSACVAHAHCPVLVVHSPSRH, encoded by the coding sequence ATGACCGAAGCCAGGGAAGTCCGGAACATCGTCGTCGGCGTGGATGGTTCCGACGCCTCGGTCGAAGCGCTCCGCGAGGCCCAGGCCCTGGCAATCCCGCTTGCTGCCCAGGTGGTGGCGCTGGCGTGCTGGGACGTTCCGCCGGTGTACGACGGCTACGTCGCGATGGGCATCAACGACTTCGATGTCCGGGCCGGGGAGATCCTGCAGGAGGCAGTGGCCAAGGCCTATGGCCCCCAGACGCCGGACAACGTGGAAACCCGCCTTGTGCAGGGCCACCCGCGGCCCACCCTGATCGAGGCCAGCAAATCAGCCCAGATGCTCGTCCTGGGCCGGCGCGGCCACGGAGGCTTCGGCGGCCTGCTGCTGGGGTCCGTGAGTTCTGCCTGTGTGGCGCACGCCCATTGCCCGGTGCTGGTCGTCCACAGCCCGTCACGGCACTAA